The Acidobacteriota bacterium DNA segment AGTGCCGGCGCTGGAGACGGCGGAGCCCGATCCTCACTACCTGCAGGCGGCGGAGCAGATCCTCGAGCTGCGGCGCCAGGACGGCCTGATTCAGAGTTGGGATCAGGTCACCGGCCTGCCCGGCGTCAGCGAGGCTGTGACCTCCGCCCTGGAAAGCAACACCCACCTGGGCGAGTACGCCCTGCTGTCGGTGGAGAACGTCGGTCCTCAGATCGGTAGCGAGCTCCAGAGCAAGGGCGTCTGGGCGGTGATCCTGTCGCTGGCGGGCATGCTCGGCTACATCGCCTTCCGCTTCGAGTGGCGGTTCGGCGTCGGCGCGGTGGTGGCCATCGTGCACGATGTGGTGATCAGCCTCGGCCTCTACGCCTTCGTCGGCTACGAGTTCAACCTCACCACCATCGCCGCCTTCCTCACCCTGGTGGGATATTCGGTGAACGACACGGTGGTGGTCTTCGACCGCGTGCGCGAGAACATGCAGCGCATGCGCCGCGAGTCGTTGTACAAGGTGCTCAATCTGAGCCTCAACCAGACCCTCACCCGCACCATCATGACCTCCGGCACCACCTTCCTGGTGGTTTCCACGCTGTATTTCTTCGGTGGTGACGTGATCCGCGGCTTCGCCTTCATCCTGATGATCGGCATCATCATCGGTACCTACTCGTCGGTCTTCGTGGCGAGTCCGGTGGTGCTGGCCTGGGATCATTTCGTCGGCCAGGCGAAGGCGCGGCGGGCGGTGGCCCCGCGCTGATCGGGCTCGGCAGAGAGCTCGGAAGAACGACTCGGGCGGGCTCTGGGTGAGCCCGCCCGAGTCGTTTGGCAAGCCGGAGCCTCGGCCGGGCGCCGGCGGCGTCCTGTGTCGCTGGCGCGACGGATTCGACATGGGTTCCCAGGGGTGAGGGTGCCTGGCCTATAATCGGGGGCTCATTCTCCGACGCAAGCCCGATGGGGCGACCGACTGAACCAGGCCTGGAGGGCTGATAGCCGATGCCGCGGAAGATCCCGCCTCCCGTTCCCGCCGTCAAGGTCGAGAATCTCGACCCGGTGCTGGAGCGCCTGGAAGCCCAGGGTCGCCCCTACGACGAGACCTTCTTGCGGCGGGTCTACGAATTCTCCGCCGAGATGCACCGCGATCAGAAGCGGCGCTCCGGCGAGCCCTACCTCTTCCATCCCCTGGCGGTGTCGTTGCTGCTGGCAGACCTGAAGTT contains these protein-coding regions:
- the secF gene encoding protein translocase subunit SecF, with protein sequence MQFLTDTKIDFMRLRKVLGALSLLLAITSLVVLVSVKKLNIGIDFTGGTQVTLRFQEQPPLDELRDVLVDAGFPEATLQRFGAPEDNEVLIRTATVEGSEEGSSDALLEALDGRFNVAPESSFDLNRKAADDIAALLTELDPDGVVVEAEVPALETAEPDPHYLQAAEQILELRRQDGLIQSWDQVTGLPGVSEAVTSALESNTHLGEYALLSVENVGPQIGSELQSKGVWAVILSLAGMLGYIAFRFEWRFGVGAVVAIVHDVVISLGLYAFVGYEFNLTTIAAFLTLVGYSVNDTVVVFDRVRENMQRMRRESLYKVLNLSLNQTLTRTIMTSGTTFLVVSTLYFFGGDVIRGFAFILMIGIIIGTYSSVFVASPVVLAWDHFVGQAKARRAVAPR